A window of Pseudodesulfovibrio hydrargyri contains these coding sequences:
- a CDS encoding substrate-binding periplasmic protein, translating to MTMRRILPLFLLIAFVLLAAVPARTGALTDPATHLTYMTEQYWPMNYTRDGRLTGLAVELLRRMWREMGVPEQPIQLFPWPRAYDMGHVDPRTVLFSMYRTKGRDPDFKWVGPIVRGKTEVFTLRSRHLGARSLRDLAGWRLTAVREVASANILRDAGLPYTGSGSPDTAIKMLTRDRVDAVAMDAMQFHHFAARLGCPTGEFKPVMTLCTDPLYFAFSRDTPDALIRRFQRALDAVTHRPGYRTLLDKYLN from the coding sequence GTGACGATGCGCCGTATCCTTCCGCTGTTCCTCCTGATCGCCTTTGTCCTGCTCGCGGCCGTGCCGGCCCGGACCGGCGCGCTCACCGACCCGGCCACGCACCTGACCTACATGACCGAGCAGTACTGGCCCATGAACTACACCCGAGACGGGCGGCTCACCGGGCTGGCCGTGGAACTGCTCAGGCGCATGTGGCGGGAGATGGGTGTGCCGGAACAGCCCATCCAGCTGTTCCCGTGGCCCAGGGCCTACGACATGGGCCACGTCGATCCCCGGACCGTGCTCTTCTCCATGTACCGGACCAAGGGACGGGACCCGGACTTCAAGTGGGTCGGCCCCATCGTCCGGGGCAAGACCGAGGTCTTCACCCTGCGCTCCCGGCACCTGGGCGCGCGCTCCCTCAGGGACCTCGCCGGCTGGCGGCTTACCGCGGTGCGCGAAGTGGCCTCTGCCAATATCCTGCGCGACGCGGGCCTGCCGTACACCGGTTCCGGCTCCCCGGACACGGCCATCAAGATGCTGACCCGCGACCGGGTGGACGCCGTGGCCATGGACGCCATGCAGTTCCACCACTTCGCCGCCCGGCTGGGCTGCCCCACGGGCGAATTCAAGCCGGTCATGACCCTGTGCACCGACCCGCTCTATTTCGCCTTCAGCCGGGACACGCCGGACGCCCTGATCCGACGCTTCCAGAGAGCCCTGGACGCCGTCACCCACAGGC